A genomic segment from Chitinophaga niabensis encodes:
- a CDS encoding DPBB and LysM peptidoglycan-binding domain-containing protein encodes MLKSVLIGVFMVSTIGVTAQDTLVAQGSAPDLYLTHTVKKGETWYSLGRAYGLSPKDIAAKNKMQMDQGLSLGKSITIPLSKSNFIQSKEAHAGAGFRPVYHQVAEKETLYRIHVRFDKVPLDNVRQWNNFTGDGVKKDAYLIVGFVKGNGQSIVAPVAAPAAPVAKQDPPKQDPPPVVKQDPPPVVKQEVHQDPPPVATPTPKSQAAEPETRQEQPDSKPSTSLGRTPTVPEGGFEQQYLQQTNNGRNVVGEKGPGTWFRSNAVVGSGKYYALHNTAPRGTIVKVTNPLTGKSIYAKVLDAIPQLKANANLIIKLSDAAQDALGINEARFYCELSYDEK; translated from the coding sequence ATGTTAAAGTCAGTTTTGATAGGTGTTTTCATGGTCAGTACAATAGGAGTAACCGCACAGGATACGCTTGTTGCACAGGGCAGCGCACCCGATCTGTATTTGACACATACAGTGAAGAAAGGGGAAACCTGGTACAGTCTCGGTCGTGCTTATGGTTTGAGTCCTAAGGACATTGCGGCGAAGAATAAGATGCAGATGGACCAGGGGCTTAGTTTAGGGAAAAGCATCACCATTCCTTTAAGCAAAAGCAACTTCATACAATCCAAGGAAGCACATGCCGGAGCAGGTTTCCGGCCGGTATATCACCAGGTGGCAGAAAAGGAAACCCTTTACAGGATCCACGTACGCTTTGATAAAGTGCCGTTGGACAATGTGCGTCAATGGAATAATTTCACAGGAGACGGGGTGAAGAAAGATGCTTACCTGATCGTGGGTTTCGTGAAAGGAAACGGGCAATCTATTGTTGCGCCGGTAGCTGCGCCTGCAGCACCTGTAGCAAAGCAGGACCCTCCGAAGCAAGACCCTCCGCCAGTTGTAAAGCAGGACCCACCACCTGTAGTAAAACAGGAAGTACACCAGGACCCTCCGCCAGTAGCAACACCAACACCTAAATCACAGGCTGCCGAACCTGAAACCAGGCAGGAGCAGCCAGACAGCAAACCCTCTACCAGCCTGGGCCGCACGCCCACTGTTCCGGAAGGAGGATTTGAGCAGCAATACCTGCAACAGACCAATAACGGCAGGAATGTAGTAGGGGAAAAAGGCCCCGGTACCTGGTTCAGAAGCAATGCAGTGGTAGGTTCCGGCAAATATTATGCACTCCATAATACAGCTCCCCGCGGAACGATCGTGAAAGTGACCAATCCGCTCACCGGTAAATCCATCTATGCTAAAGTACTGGACGCTATACCGCAACTGAAAGCAAACGCAAACCTGATCATCAAACTCAGCGATGCTGCACAGGACGCACTGGGCATCAACGAAGCGCGGTTCTATTGTGAACTTAGTTACGATGAGAAATAA
- a CDS encoding methyltransferase RsmF C-terminal domain-like protein, producing MSSLPSAFMDTLDQLPGFNKESFLEVHNSAERITSIRLHPQKATALFPELAPTPVPWNRHGYYLSARPSFTFDPYFHAGAYYVQEASSMFLEEALRQTTDLSQPLKALDLCAAPGGKSTLIQAVLHPDSLLIANDVIKSRAGLLADNITKWGADNVVVTNNDPRDFARLEGFFDVMVVDAPCSGSGLFRRDPEAVEEWSQENVILCSQRQQRILADVLPALKPSGVLIYSTCSYAKEEDEDIMEWLLENFELENIPLSIDPAWNIITSVTDQYKAHGYRFYPDQVKGEGFFIACFRKKGEEGITKKVRQQIATLPAKETARLLPWLRDAANLTFVDHKGEVIILRSSIATELPVLQKKLYLRKAGVKAGQLTQKELIPDHQLALSTCISAGLPAVELPLEHALRYLRKEDLQLDLSLKGWTLMRYGGMNLGWAKVLPNRINNYYPKEMRILKAGMPE from the coding sequence ATGTCATCTTTACCATCAGCGTTTATGGATACGCTGGACCAATTACCCGGATTCAATAAAGAGTCCTTTTTGGAGGTGCATAATTCCGCTGAGCGGATCACTTCCATCCGGCTGCACCCGCAAAAAGCCACGGCGCTTTTTCCTGAACTGGCGCCCACACCAGTACCCTGGAACCGACACGGTTACTATCTTTCCGCCAGACCTTCCTTTACATTCGACCCCTATTTTCATGCCGGCGCCTACTATGTGCAGGAAGCATCTTCCATGTTCCTCGAAGAAGCACTCCGGCAAACAACAGATCTCTCTCAACCCCTGAAAGCACTGGACCTTTGCGCTGCTCCCGGAGGTAAAAGCACCCTGATACAGGCTGTGTTGCATCCGGACAGCCTGCTGATAGCCAATGATGTTATAAAATCCCGCGCAGGCCTGCTGGCAGATAATATCACCAAATGGGGCGCAGATAATGTAGTGGTCACCAACAATGATCCCCGCGACTTCGCAAGGCTGGAAGGTTTTTTTGATGTAATGGTAGTAGATGCTCCCTGCTCGGGTTCCGGTTTATTCCGGCGCGATCCGGAGGCTGTGGAAGAATGGTCGCAGGAAAATGTGATCCTCTGCAGTCAGCGTCAGCAAAGGATCCTGGCGGATGTGCTACCTGCCCTGAAACCCAGTGGCGTATTGATCTACTCCACCTGTTCCTATGCAAAAGAAGAGGATGAGGATATCATGGAATGGCTGCTTGAAAACTTCGAACTGGAAAATATTCCGCTCTCTATAGATCCTGCATGGAATATCATAACCTCCGTTACTGACCAGTATAAAGCCCATGGGTACCGCTTTTACCCGGACCAGGTGAAAGGGGAAGGTTTTTTCATTGCCTGTTTCCGGAAAAAAGGAGAAGAGGGCATAACTAAGAAAGTGCGTCAGCAGATAGCTACGCTTCCTGCTAAAGAAACGGCCCGTTTATTGCCATGGTTAAGGGATGCAGCTAATCTCACTTTTGTAGATCATAAGGGAGAGGTGATCATTTTACGATCTTCCATCGCAACAGAACTACCTGTTCTGCAAAAGAAGCTCTACCTGCGAAAGGCAGGTGTGAAAGCTGGCCAACTCACGCAGAAGGAACTGATCCCGGATCATCAGCTGGCCCTGAGTACCTGCATCTCCGCCGGGCTGCCTGCCGTGGAATTACCGCTGGAACATGCTTTACGTTATCTTCGCAAGGAGGACCTGCAGCTGGACCTCAGTCTGAAAGGCTGGACACTAATGCGTTATGGCGGTATGAACCTGGGCTGGGCAAAGGTTCTACCGAACCGGATCAATAACTATTATCCCAAGGAAATGCGCATCCTGAAAGCAGGAATGCCGGAATAA
- a CDS encoding NAD(P)(+) transhydrogenase (Re/Si-specific) subunit beta yields the protein MQASLLSIAYLIGSVTFIIGLKMLSHPASARKGNLVAAAGMFLAIAGTIFLYEEGGEKLHNYGWIFSGLLIGTVIGVIAARKVKMTAMPEMVSMFNGMGGACAMLISIVEFNHLTHSPVNAVLNDTSVSNLVESIATLITQASTGVHVGGKLLIILLGLIIGTVSFAGSVIAWGKLNGKVKDFAFKGQHIVNLTMLAVIVILATYLVAVINDSYVMVNENGRYFTHGSIGVLPEINIAFYIILALSIAYGVLFVMPIGGADMPVVISLLNSFTGVAAACGGFLYNNPVMLTGGILVGSAGTILTILMCKAMNRSLKNVLIGSFGGPKAGGAAKEQTGSYKEISLSDAAVVLRYANKVMIVPGYGLAVAQAQHVCHELEKVLEEKGVEVKYAIHPVAGRMPGHMNVLLAEADVPYEKLEEMEQANGEMNTTDAVLVLGANDVVNPAAKNDPDSPIYGMPILEVENAKMVIVNKRSMKPGYAGIENELFFQPKTSMLFGDAKAVLQQLVAEVKIV from the coding sequence ATGCAAGCAAGTCTTTTGTCTATCGCTTATCTGATCGGCTCTGTTACATTCATTATCGGCCTGAAAATGCTCAGCCATCCTGCCTCTGCACGCAAAGGTAACCTGGTGGCGGCAGCGGGGATGTTCCTGGCCATTGCCGGAACTATTTTCCTGTATGAAGAAGGCGGGGAGAAATTACATAACTACGGCTGGATCTTCAGTGGATTATTGATAGGAACAGTGATAGGCGTGATTGCTGCACGAAAGGTGAAAATGACGGCAATGCCGGAGATGGTGAGTATGTTCAATGGCATGGGTGGGGCTTGTGCAATGCTGATCTCTATTGTGGAGTTTAATCATTTGACGCATAGCCCGGTAAATGCTGTTTTAAACGATACATCAGTATCCAACCTGGTGGAAAGTATTGCAACATTAATAACCCAGGCTTCAACAGGTGTTCATGTAGGTGGCAAATTGTTGATCATCCTCCTGGGGCTGATCATTGGAACCGTTTCCTTTGCAGGTAGTGTAATAGCATGGGGCAAATTAAACGGAAAAGTAAAAGATTTTGCATTTAAAGGGCAGCACATCGTGAATCTCACCATGCTGGCTGTTATTGTGATATTGGCTACATATCTCGTTGCAGTGATCAATGATAGTTATGTTATGGTAAACGAAAATGGCAGATATTTTACTCACGGAAGCATCGGCGTTCTCCCTGAAATCAACATTGCCTTCTACATCATCCTCGCATTGTCCATCGCATACGGCGTACTATTCGTAATGCCCATCGGTGGTGCAGATATGCCGGTAGTGATCTCCTTATTGAACTCCTTTACCGGCGTGGCAGCAGCTTGCGGCGGTTTCTTGTACAACAATCCTGTAATGCTCACAGGTGGTATACTCGTAGGTTCTGCAGGTACCATCCTCACCATCCTCATGTGCAAAGCCATGAACCGTTCGCTGAAGAATGTACTCATCGGGTCTTTCGGAGGGCCAAAAGCAGGTGGTGCAGCCAAGGAACAAACAGGCAGTTACAAAGAGATCAGTCTCTCCGATGCAGCCGTAGTACTGCGTTATGCCAATAAAGTAATGATAGTGCCGGGATATGGTTTAGCAGTGGCACAGGCGCAGCACGTTTGCCATGAGCTGGAAAAAGTACTGGAAGAAAAAGGCGTGGAAGTGAAATATGCCATTCACCCGGTAGCAGGCCGTATGCCCGGTCACATGAACGTTTTGCTGGCAGAAGCAGATGTGCCGTATGAAAAACTGGAGGAAATGGAACAGGCCAACGGGGAAATGAATACCACAGATGCCGTATTGGTACTGGGTGCCAACGATGTGGTGAACCCTGCCGCCAAAAATGACCCGGACAGCCCTATTTACGGGATGCCCATATTGGAAGTAGAAAATGCCAAGATGGTAATAGTGAACAAACGCAGTATGAAACCGGGATACGCAGGTATCGAGAACGAACTCTTCTTTCAACCCAAAACATCCATGCTTTTTGGAGATGCAAAAGCTGTGTTACAGCAGCTGGTGGCTGAAGTGAAAATCGTATAA
- a CDS encoding NAD(P) transhydrogenase subunit alpha, whose translation MNAVLDFLQLHIEMVYIVILSIFLGIEVISRVPAVLHTPLMSGANAIHGVVIIGAIIVMGKAESDNYLALVLGFLAVILGTLNVVGGFVVTDRMLEMFSKKKSK comes from the coding sequence ATGAACGCAGTACTGGATTTTTTACAACTGCATATAGAGATGGTATACATTGTGATCCTCTCCATATTCCTTGGCATCGAAGTGATCTCCCGTGTTCCTGCTGTATTGCATACGCCACTCATGAGTGGTGCAAATGCCATTCATGGCGTGGTGATCATCGGCGCCATCATTGTAATGGGCAAAGCGGAGTCAGATAATTACCTCGCACTGGTACTTGGATTCCTGGCTGTGATATTGGGTACGCTCAATGTGGTAGGTGGTTTTGTGGTGACGGACAGGATGCTGGAAATGTTTTCAAAGAAGAAAAGTAAATAG
- a CDS encoding Re/Si-specific NAD(P)(+) transhydrogenase subunit alpha, producing the protein MILAVLKEKAEESRVSLVPEVVKQLVQQQVTVWVEEGAGVKAFYTDEAYREAGAAIKPRTEILQQADLLLSIRSLVPEEWNQLAPGKILMGVYQPLYNQELMQQWAEKQLTTFSMDTIPRTTRAQSMDVLSSQANIAGYKAVILAAYTYSRYFPMLMTAAGSIPPAKVLILGAGVAGLQAIATARRLGAVVEVFDTRPAVKEEVMSLGAKFVEVEGAADASKAGGYAVEQTEEYKQKQVEKIAQSAAKADIIITTAQIPGKAAPILISQEMVENMHTGSVIIDLAAATGGNTAVTKNGETIVHKGVTVIGNSDLAGTAPADASKLYARNVLNFLKLMLTKEGQLDLNFKDDLIQGTCITHKGEIVNERVKNLQPATA; encoded by the coding sequence ATGATCTTGGCCGTTCTAAAAGAAAAAGCAGAAGAAAGCAGGGTATCGCTGGTTCCGGAAGTAGTGAAACAATTAGTGCAGCAGCAGGTAACAGTGTGGGTGGAAGAGGGGGCCGGCGTAAAAGCATTTTACACGGATGAGGCGTACCGGGAAGCCGGCGCGGCCATCAAACCCCGCACAGAGATATTGCAGCAGGCAGATCTGCTGCTCAGTATCCGTTCACTTGTTCCGGAAGAATGGAACCAGTTAGCCCCCGGAAAGATCCTTATGGGCGTTTACCAGCCCCTCTACAACCAGGAGCTCATGCAGCAATGGGCCGAAAAACAACTCACTACTTTCAGTATGGACACCATTCCCCGCACCACACGTGCGCAAAGCATGGATGTATTGAGTTCCCAGGCCAATATTGCAGGTTATAAAGCAGTGATCCTGGCGGCGTATACCTATAGCCGCTATTTTCCGATGCTGATGACGGCTGCAGGAAGTATCCCTCCTGCAAAAGTACTGATCCTGGGAGCCGGGGTTGCCGGATTACAGGCTATTGCCACAGCACGCAGGCTGGGAGCAGTTGTGGAAGTATTTGATACAAGGCCTGCTGTTAAGGAAGAAGTGATGAGCCTCGGCGCAAAATTCGTGGAAGTGGAAGGCGCGGCGGATGCTTCCAAAGCAGGTGGTTATGCAGTGGAACAAACGGAAGAGTACAAACAGAAACAGGTAGAAAAAATAGCGCAAAGCGCAGCGAAAGCAGATATCATCATCACCACGGCACAGATCCCCGGAAAAGCAGCACCCATACTGATCTCGCAGGAGATGGTGGAGAATATGCACACCGGCTCTGTGATCATTGATCTTGCTGCTGCCACTGGCGGAAATACCGCCGTTACTAAGAACGGTGAAACCATTGTACATAAAGGTGTAACCGTGATCGGTAATTCAGACCTGGCAGGTACTGCTCCTGCAGATGCCAGTAAGTTATATGCCCGCAATGTGCTGAATTTCCTGAAGCTCATGCTCACAAAAGAAGGGCAGCTGGACCTGAACTTTAAAGATGATCTGATCCAGGGCACCTGCATTACACATAAAGGAGAGATTGTAAATGAGCGTGTGAAAAACCTCCAACCCGCAACCGCATAA
- the hemH gene encoding ferrochelatase has translation MVAKSDTAIMLMNLGSPDSTAVPDVKKYLLEFLMDKRVIDYPWLLRKILVGGIIVPNRAANSAEAYSKVWRADGSPLIALTKQLQTALQHDLEIPVEITMRYGNPSPQATYEKLMKEHPNLKEVILMPLYPHYAMSSYETAVEYAKEVYKKKNYPFTLKVVEPFYDRPEYIEALSESMRPYLDQDFDHLLFSYHGLPERHIRKGDVTGSHCYKVNDCCHVASAAHKQCYRHQVTITSELVAERLGIPRNKWSISYQSRLGREEWVKPYTAGLFETLPKQGVKKLLIVCPAFVSDCLETLEEIAMEGKHSFISNGGDSFTMIPCMNTHPTWVKTVALLCKEEMAQYA, from the coding sequence ATGGTCGCAAAGTCTGATACAGCTATTATGCTGATGAACCTCGGTTCGCCTGATTCTACGGCGGTGCCGGATGTGAAGAAATACCTCCTGGAATTCCTGATGGACAAGCGGGTGATCGATTACCCCTGGCTGCTGCGTAAGATACTGGTGGGAGGGATCATTGTTCCCAACAGGGCGGCAAATAGTGCGGAAGCTTACAGCAAAGTATGGCGGGCAGATGGTTCCCCACTCATCGCGCTGACCAAACAATTACAAACTGCCCTGCAGCACGATCTGGAGATCCCTGTGGAGATCACCATGCGGTACGGCAATCCTTCTCCCCAGGCCACTTACGAGAAGCTCATGAAGGAACATCCCAACCTGAAGGAAGTGATCCTCATGCCTTTATACCCGCATTATGCCATGAGCAGTTATGAAACCGCCGTGGAATATGCAAAGGAGGTCTATAAGAAAAAGAACTATCCCTTCACGTTAAAAGTAGTGGAACCGTTCTACGACCGTCCTGAATACATTGAGGCACTGTCTGAAAGCATGCGTCCTTATCTTGATCAGGATTTTGATCACCTGCTCTTCAGTTATCACGGGCTACCGGAAAGGCACATACGAAAGGGCGATGTAACAGGCAGCCACTGTTATAAAGTGAATGATTGCTGCCATGTTGCTTCTGCTGCGCATAAACAATGTTACCGTCACCAGGTGACCATCACTTCTGAACTGGTAGCAGAGAGACTGGGGATCCCCCGGAATAAATGGAGCATTTCCTACCAATCCAGGCTGGGCCGGGAAGAATGGGTGAAACCATATACAGCAGGCCTGTTTGAAACCCTTCCTAAACAGGGTGTTAAGAAGTTACTGATCGTGTGCCCGGCTTTTGTGTCAGATTGCCTGGAAACACTGGAAGAGATAGCCATGGAAGGTAAACACTCCTTTATCAGCAATGGTGGAGACAGTTTCACCATGATCCCCTGTATGAACACACATCCAACATGGGTGAAAACAGTAGCCCTGCTTTGTAAAGAAGAAATGGCGCAATACGCATAA
- the hemA gene encoding glutamyl-tRNA reductase: protein MQVNQPKDISHFHIVGINYKKTDAAIRGLFAINQDQYQQLLQTAQQAGLNDLFVLSTCNRTEIYGFAPDVEVLMNLLCDAAHGNRQVFKEMAYHRTGEGAIRHLYHVGTGLDSQILGDYEIVGQIKSAAKFAKGAGCIGTFIERLVNSVLQVSKLIKNETGLSSGTVSVAFAAVRLLESKIPDIKNKRIVLLGVGKIGRNTCKNMMEYLGVRNITLINRTTAVAEEFAGTHGLQYAPYEEMDAVLKAADVILVATNSPQPTILKAHLEGTQPKLVIDLSIPFNVAADVRELPHVEVVNVDELSKVQDETLQKRLNEVPKAMSIIEEHMEEFLYWFKMRKHAVVLKAVKEKLTEIHAREIKEQKNGAQYNMEDMEEVSSRIIQKMINLMAGKVRKESEKGDLYIAMINDIFEAGVNQE, encoded by the coding sequence ATGCAGGTCAATCAGCCCAAAGACATATCACATTTTCATATCGTTGGCATCAACTATAAGAAAACAGACGCTGCCATCCGCGGTTTATTCGCAATAAATCAGGATCAATACCAGCAACTTTTACAGACCGCCCAACAGGCTGGCCTGAATGACCTATTCGTACTTTCCACCTGTAACAGAACTGAGATCTATGGTTTTGCACCGGATGTGGAAGTATTAATGAACCTGTTATGCGATGCCGCTCATGGCAATCGCCAGGTATTCAAAGAAATGGCCTATCACAGAACAGGAGAAGGTGCCATCCGGCATCTGTATCATGTTGGCACCGGCCTTGATTCCCAGATCCTGGGTGATTATGAAATTGTGGGGCAGATCAAAAGCGCCGCCAAATTTGCAAAAGGAGCAGGCTGCATTGGTACCTTCATAGAAAGACTGGTGAACAGCGTGCTGCAGGTTTCCAAGCTCATCAAAAATGAAACGGGACTTAGTTCCGGTACTGTATCTGTGGCATTTGCCGCCGTACGTTTGCTGGAAAGCAAGATCCCTGATATCAAAAACAAAAGGATCGTTTTACTGGGTGTGGGCAAAATAGGCCGTAACACCTGTAAGAATATGATGGAGTACCTGGGTGTGCGCAATATCACACTAATCAATCGTACTACCGCAGTGGCAGAAGAGTTTGCCGGCACACATGGCCTGCAGTATGCTCCTTATGAAGAAATGGATGCTGTGCTGAAAGCAGCAGACGTGATCCTCGTAGCCACCAATTCCCCACAACCTACCATCCTGAAAGCACACCTGGAAGGAACACAACCCAAACTGGTGATAGACCTGTCCATTCCTTTCAACGTAGCTGCAGATGTACGGGAATTACCGCATGTGGAAGTAGTAAATGTGGATGAACTGAGTAAAGTGCAGGATGAAACATTGCAAAAACGGCTCAACGAAGTACCCAAAGCCATGAGCATCATTGAAGAGCACATGGAGGAGTTCCTCTACTGGTTCAAGATGCGTAAACATGCTGTAGTGCTGAAAGCCGTGAAAGAGAAACTCACGGAGATCCATGCACGCGAAATAAAAGAGCAAAAGAACGGCGCACAATACAATATGGAGGATATGGAAGAAGTTTCTTCCCGCATCATTCAGAAAATGATCAATCTTATGGCCGGCAAAGTGCGCAAAGAATCAGAGAAAGGCGATCTCTACATCGCCATGATCAATGATATTTTTGAAGCCGGCGTTAATCAGGAATAG
- the hemC gene encoding hydroxymethylbilane synthase: MDKVIRIGTRESQLALWQANLVKDLLTAQGFSTILVPIKSEGDIDLVTPLYEIGVQGIFTRSLDLALLNDRIDIAVHSYKDVPTQLPKGLINAAILERGPVKDLLVYKHDTQFLEDSTYVANIATSSIRRKAQWLRRYPQHQLHNLRGNVNTRLQKLASENWDAAIFAAAGLERIGVRPDESVILDWMLPAPAQGAIVAACREQDTFCREALAPLDHAETALCTGIEREFLRYLLGGCTTPISAYAYIQDGQLNFEGNLCNLQGTLSLTVSHQLPAADAAGLGTSAAKEILVQGGDAIIEEIKNAQR; encoded by the coding sequence ATGGACAAAGTCATCAGGATAGGTACCCGGGAAAGCCAGCTCGCACTATGGCAGGCTAACCTGGTAAAAGATCTGCTTACAGCACAAGGGTTTTCCACTATTTTAGTTCCCATCAAAAGTGAAGGTGATATTGACCTGGTAACACCACTCTATGAGATAGGTGTACAGGGTATTTTCACCAGGAGCCTGGACCTTGCCCTGCTCAACGACCGCATTGATATTGCGGTACATTCTTACAAAGACGTTCCTACCCAATTACCCAAAGGCCTTATCAACGCCGCCATTCTTGAAAGAGGGCCGGTAAAAGACCTCCTGGTATACAAACATGATACACAATTCTTAGAAGACAGTACTTACGTAGCTAATATCGCCACATCCAGCATCCGCCGTAAAGCCCAGTGGCTGCGGCGTTATCCGCAACACCAGTTGCATAACCTGCGCGGGAATGTAAACACCCGCCTGCAAAAGCTGGCTTCCGAAAACTGGGATGCCGCTATCTTTGCCGCAGCAGGACTGGAAAGGATCGGCGTAAGGCCGGATGAATCCGTGATACTGGACTGGATGCTGCCTGCCCCTGCACAGGGAGCCATTGTTGCGGCCTGCAGGGAACAGGATACCTTCTGCCGGGAAGCCCTGGCTCCCCTGGACCATGCAGAAACAGCACTTTGCACAGGTATAGAACGGGAATTCCTGCGTTACCTTTTGGGTGGTTGCACCACTCCTATCAGCGCTTATGCTTATATTCAGGATGGACAATTAAATTTTGAAGGTAACCTCTGCAATCTCCAGGGCACACTGTCCCTCACGGTTTCGCATCAGTTACCTGCAGCAGATGCAGCAGGGCTGGGCACATCAGCCGCTAAGGAAATACTGGTACAGGGAGGCGATGCTATCATTGAAGAGATCAAAAATGCCCAACGCTAA
- a CDS encoding uroporphyrinogen-III synthase, producing the protein MSTKPLPQTLIGEAAAHGVAISAQAFIDVQPTLTPEATAQSLQHFIKGSTLVFTSPNAVKIVSKAWHYSQDPAKKGISKVYCLQGATRKAVEEHLHHVSIAGTALNSKELAELIIAEHNIPSVVFFCGRIRRNELPDILKEHQVAVEEIVVYDTVETPAALEEEYDGVLFLSSSSVKSFFSVNTLPKHTVCFAIGTTTAASLEDVTNNRIVVSPEPSMDLLVQTAIFYFDNINCYE; encoded by the coding sequence TTGAGTACAAAGCCCCTGCCGCAAACGCTGATCGGGGAAGCTGCCGCACATGGTGTTGCTATATCTGCGCAGGCTTTTATTGACGTGCAGCCAACACTCACACCGGAAGCAACAGCACAGAGCTTACAGCATTTTATCAAAGGCAGTACACTTGTATTCACCAGCCCTAATGCTGTGAAGATCGTGAGTAAAGCATGGCATTACAGCCAGGACCCTGCAAAAAAGGGGATCAGCAAAGTGTATTGCTTACAGGGCGCTACACGCAAAGCAGTGGAGGAACATTTACATCATGTATCCATTGCCGGTACTGCACTGAATTCAAAGGAACTTGCAGAGCTGATCATTGCCGAACATAATATTCCTTCGGTTGTGTTCTTCTGCGGCAGGATCCGCAGGAATGAACTGCCTGATATTTTAAAAGAACACCAGGTAGCAGTAGAAGAGATTGTGGTGTATGATACCGTGGAAACACCTGCCGCCCTGGAAGAAGAATATGATGGCGTACTCTTTCTCAGCTCCAGCAGCGTAAAGAGTTTCTTTTCCGTGAACACACTCCCAAAGCATACGGTATGTTTTGCCATTGGCACTACTACCGCAGCTTCGCTGGAAGATGTAACCAATAACAGGATCGTTGTAAGCCCCGAGCCTTCAATGGACCTTTTAGTACAAACAGCTATTTTTTACTTTGACAATATCAATTGCTACGAATGA
- the hemE gene encoding uroporphyrinogen decarboxylase: protein MSGLQNDLLLKALQGTPVPRPPVWMMRQAGRFLPDYIKLRDKYSFFERCQTPELATEITVMPVDQVGVDAAIIFSDILVVPQAMGMEVQLVEKLGPLLPQPIKTAADLNRIEIPDVKERLHYVMDALRLTKQTLAGRVPLIGFAGAPWTLLCYMVQGKGSKTFDEAKAFCYQQPAVAHELLNRITETTILYLKAQVEAGADVVQIFDSWGGLLSPQDFEEFSLQYIRRIVAALQGVAPVIVFAKGAWFALEEMAATGAQGLGLDWCIKPELARKFAGPAVTLQGNYDPASLMRPIPEITKSVHEMIRAFGPQRYIANLGHGILPNIPVDHAKAFIEAVKSYTA from the coding sequence ATGAGCGGACTACAGAACGATTTGTTGTTAAAAGCACTGCAGGGAACTCCGGTTCCACGCCCACCGGTATGGATGATGCGCCAGGCCGGACGCTTTTTGCCTGATTATATCAAACTGCGTGATAAATATTCTTTCTTTGAACGCTGCCAGACTCCTGAACTGGCCACTGAGATCACAGTAATGCCGGTGGACCAGGTAGGTGTGGATGCGGCGATCATTTTCTCAGACATACTGGTAGTTCCGCAGGCCATGGGTATGGAAGTACAGCTCGTGGAAAAACTCGGGCCCCTTCTCCCCCAGCCCATCAAAACAGCGGCTGATCTGAACAGGATTGAGATCCCGGATGTGAAGGAACGTTTACACTATGTAATGGATGCACTGCGCCTCACCAAACAAACCCTCGCCGGCCGCGTTCCGCTGATCGGTTTTGCCGGAGCACCCTGGACGCTGTTATGCTACATGGTACAAGGCAAGGGTTCCAAAACATTTGATGAAGCCAAAGCATTCTGTTATCAGCAACCTGCCGTTGCACATGAACTACTGAACAGGATCACAGAAACCACTATCCTCTACCTGAAAGCACAGGTAGAAGCAGGTGCAGATGTAGTACAGATCTTTGATTCATGGGGCGGTTTGTTAAGTCCGCAGGATTTTGAAGAATTCTCTTTACAATATATCCGCCGCATTGTGGCTGCATTGCAAGGTGTAGCGCCCGTGATCGTATTTGCCAAAGGTGCCTGGTTTGCACTGGAAGAAATGGCGGCTACCGGCGCACAGGGTCTTGGACTGGATTGGTGTATCAAACCTGAACTGGCCCGCAAGTTTGCAGGCCCTGCTGTTACCCTGCAAGGGAACTATGATCCGGCATCACTGATGCGCCCTATCCCTGAGATCACTAAGTCCGTGCATGAGATGATCCGTGCTTTCGGCCCGCAACGTTATATTGCAAACCTGGGTCATGGCATCCTGCCCAACATCCCGGTAGATCATGCGAAAGCATTTATAGAAGCTGTGAAAAGTTATACGGCATGA